From one Vibrio palustris genomic stretch:
- a CDS encoding electron transfer flavoprotein subunit alpha/FixB family protein, producing MADYILRRDPRVEWIRRNRLHPDHESLMVKPIEEIGPSGLLRRYPHRVGFIGPNGIKRIDRLNRQAGATGMSRQASAAEAPLPLHQVAEPDFYVVVVPDMSGGRLTSHDKDVLGQAHQLVKQSEGNGAVIAVVFGSHKEEAFELAGVDRLLTVSDRCFDDYSPDMRANVLASIDRHFTPQHWLFPDSIHGGFEIGARFCAMVQERPATQAWSVNANESVCRAAGGRHDIKRQTPKVLLLAQECALPIDETRHEALPVDVSFDIPTQGDITDLGAVAVDPQAVPLTEAEFILSAGNGVHEWDRFHEAADKLGATEGASRVAVDDGFMPRHRQVGATGSWVTARVYVAVGISGAIQHLQGIGACDKVIAVNTDEGCDMVKRADLTVIADSNEFLQELIALLPDTTEGLSDAA from the coding sequence ATGGCAGATTATATACTACGACGTGACCCAAGAGTGGAATGGATTCGGCGTAATCGCCTACATCCTGACCATGAGAGCTTGATGGTCAAACCGATTGAAGAAATTGGGCCAAGTGGCTTGTTAAGACGTTATCCACACCGCGTTGGATTTATTGGTCCAAATGGTATTAAACGTATTGACCGTTTAAATCGCCAAGCGGGTGCCACTGGAATGTCGCGTCAAGCGAGTGCTGCCGAGGCGCCATTACCACTACATCAAGTCGCGGAGCCTGATTTTTATGTGGTTGTTGTACCGGATATGTCCGGTGGACGTTTAACCTCACACGATAAAGACGTTCTGGGACAAGCGCACCAGCTTGTTAAACAAAGCGAAGGGAATGGCGCGGTGATCGCGGTAGTGTTTGGTTCTCACAAGGAAGAAGCGTTTGAATTGGCAGGAGTTGACCGCTTACTCACGGTCAGTGATCGCTGCTTTGATGATTACTCCCCAGACATGCGTGCTAACGTACTGGCGAGTATTGACCGACACTTCACTCCGCAACATTGGTTGTTCCCAGATAGCATACACGGTGGTTTTGAAATTGGTGCGCGCTTCTGTGCCATGGTGCAAGAGCGCCCTGCCACCCAAGCGTGGTCAGTCAATGCCAATGAGTCGGTATGCCGCGCTGCGGGCGGACGACATGATATTAAACGCCAGACCCCTAAGGTATTGTTGTTAGCTCAAGAATGTGCGTTGCCTATTGATGAAACTCGTCATGAAGCGCTGCCTGTTGATGTGAGTTTTGATATTCCTACACAGGGTGATATTACAGATTTAGGCGCGGTAGCTGTCGATCCACAGGCGGTACCATTGACTGAAGCCGAGTTTATTCTTTCGGCGGGTAACGGTGTGCATGAATGGGATCGATTCCATGAAGCTGCCGATAAGCTCGGGGCAACGGAAGGTGCAAGCCGTGTCGCCGTGGATGATGGCTTTATGCCACGACATCGTCAAGTAGGCGCTACCGGTAGTTGGGTGACGGCGAGAGTTTATGTCGCGGTTGGTATTTCAGGCGCTATTCAGCACCTGCAAGGCATTGGTGCGTGTGACAAAGTGATTGCCGTCAATACCGATGAAGGATGCGACATGGTTAAACGTGCTGATTTAACTGTTATCGCCGATAGTAATGAGTTTTTGCAGGAATTGATTGCACTACTTCCTGATACAACCGAGGGATTATCCGATGCCGCTTAA
- the msrP gene encoding protein-methionine-sulfoxide reductase catalytic subunit MsrP, whose translation MKKSKSTQTHLTENDVTDESVYRSRRQLLKSLGFIGASSLLAPTANAFSLFDDDKPKHQFPITPLEYKKDSGPATKLIQTPFDKVTTYNNFFEFGTSKSDPSENAQNFDVDPWKLTIEGLVDNPITLDYDDLYKRFALEERIYRFRCVEAWSMVIPWIGFELRQLIALAKPRSSAKYVAFETLYDPKQMPGQDSRFVGGGLNYPYVEGLTIEEATHPLTLLSVGLYGKTLKPQNGAPIRLVVPWKYGFKNIKSIVKIRLTDTQPDNTWNLLAPNEYGFYANVNPNVDHPRWSQATERRITKGGLLSTKRIDTQLFNGYTEVADLYKNLDLRKNF comes from the coding sequence ATGAAAAAGTCGAAATCTACACAAACACATCTAACCGAGAATGATGTCACCGATGAATCTGTCTATCGATCTCGCCGTCAATTACTTAAATCGCTAGGCTTTATTGGTGCCAGTTCGCTATTAGCCCCGACAGCCAACGCTTTTAGCCTATTTGACGATGATAAACCAAAACATCAGTTTCCAATTACCCCTCTCGAGTATAAGAAAGACTCTGGACCTGCTACCAAATTAATTCAAACGCCTTTCGACAAAGTCACGACCTATAATAACTTCTTTGAATTTGGAACCAGTAAAAGCGATCCTTCTGAGAATGCTCAAAATTTTGACGTTGATCCTTGGAAATTAACGATTGAAGGGCTAGTTGATAACCCGATAACGTTGGATTATGACGATCTATATAAGCGATTCGCGCTTGAAGAACGCATTTATCGATTTCGCTGCGTAGAAGCTTGGTCGATGGTCATCCCATGGATTGGCTTTGAATTACGCCAGCTCATTGCGCTCGCCAAGCCGCGTTCATCAGCAAAGTACGTAGCGTTTGAAACCTTATACGATCCTAAGCAAATGCCAGGGCAAGACAGTCGGTTTGTCGGTGGTGGGTTGAATTACCCGTATGTTGAAGGCCTGACGATAGAAGAAGCCACGCATCCCCTCACCTTATTGAGTGTCGGTTTGTATGGAAAAACGTTAAAACCGCAAAATGGTGCGCCTATTCGGCTTGTCGTACCGTGGAAGTACGGGTTTAAAAACATTAAATCAATTGTCAAAATACGCTTAACTGATACCCAACCTGACAATACTTGGAACCTGCTCGCACCCAATGAATATGGCTTCTATGCGAATGTAAACCCAAATGTCGATCATCCAAGGTGGAGTCAGGCAACCGAACGCCGTATTACTAAAGGCGGCTTACTGTCCACTAAACGTATCGACACCCAATTATTTAATGGTTATACCGAAGTGGCAGACCTATATAAAAACTTGGATTTGAGGAAGAACTTTTAA
- a CDS encoding (Fe-S)-binding protein, whose product MFLESLLPILLVAAGLLAVVGMVRRIMMWRKGQSEKVSLLAGLAAVPRRYLVDLHHVVERDKVMSNTHVATAGGFVLSVILIFAVHVFGIAPHILSWVLLASLIMMCGGALFVARRRLNPPTRLSKGPWMRLPKSLLMFSISFFIATLPASGLISGDAFNIVACLVLVAAIVWGLGEMFFGMGWGGPMKHAFAGALHLAFHRRPERFGGGRSTGLKAVNLDGDKLGVENPSDFKWNQLLGFDACVQCGRCEAVCPAFAAGQPLNPKKLIQDMVVGLAGGNAENYAGSPYPGKDIGAAKGDPHQPIVGGVVDADTLWSCTTCRACVEECPMMIEHVDAIVDMRRFLTLEKGATPNKGVEVLENIIFTDNPNGHAPSKRSHWAADQNLNLMSDVKRADVLFWVSDGAFDMRSQRILKAFVKILKAAKIDVAILGDEELDSGDVARRLGDDATYQRLAKQNIATLQKYDFDCIVTTDPHAFHCIKNEYPDFYPEGETPDYQVWHHTTFINQLVEKGLINLGTLSAGKVTYHDPCYLGRYNGEYDSPRAVLKQLGVEIAEMERSGFRSRCCGGGGGAPITDIPGERRIADMRMDDIRETEADLVAVGCQQCTAMLEGVVEPRPEVKDIAELVAEQLLEPTDSAVEEWSPALDAQAV is encoded by the coding sequence ATGTTCCTAGAGTCGTTACTTCCCATTCTACTCGTGGCAGCCGGACTACTGGCTGTCGTAGGCATGGTGCGTCGCATAATGATGTGGCGCAAAGGGCAGAGTGAGAAAGTCTCTTTGCTTGCTGGGTTAGCGGCGGTTCCACGTCGCTATTTGGTTGATTTACACCATGTTGTTGAACGCGATAAAGTCATGTCCAATACCCACGTCGCAACGGCGGGTGGCTTTGTACTGTCTGTTATTCTTATTTTTGCCGTGCATGTATTTGGTATTGCACCACACATCCTTTCTTGGGTGTTGTTGGCGTCTTTAATAATGATGTGTGGCGGGGCGCTGTTTGTGGCACGTCGCCGTCTTAACCCGCCGACTCGCTTATCGAAAGGCCCTTGGATGCGTTTGCCAAAAAGCTTATTGATGTTTTCAATTAGCTTTTTTATTGCCACGTTACCCGCTTCTGGCCTGATTTCCGGTGACGCATTTAACATCGTTGCTTGTTTGGTACTCGTTGCGGCGATCGTGTGGGGCTTAGGAGAAATGTTCTTTGGCATGGGCTGGGGCGGTCCAATGAAGCATGCCTTTGCTGGTGCGCTTCATTTGGCATTTCATCGCCGGCCTGAGCGTTTTGGCGGCGGTCGTTCGACTGGGCTTAAAGCTGTCAATTTGGATGGTGATAAATTAGGTGTTGAAAACCCATCGGACTTTAAATGGAATCAGTTGCTCGGCTTTGATGCCTGTGTGCAATGTGGCCGTTGTGAAGCGGTATGCCCAGCGTTCGCGGCTGGTCAGCCGCTGAACCCGAAAAAACTGATTCAAGATATGGTTGTCGGTTTAGCCGGAGGGAACGCCGAAAATTACGCGGGCAGTCCTTATCCGGGCAAAGATATTGGTGCCGCCAAAGGCGACCCGCATCAGCCGATTGTCGGTGGTGTAGTCGATGCCGATACTTTATGGTCATGTACCACGTGCCGTGCGTGTGTTGAAGAATGTCCGATGATGATTGAACATGTGGATGCAATCGTCGACATGCGCCGTTTCTTGACCTTAGAAAAAGGAGCCACGCCTAATAAGGGAGTGGAAGTGTTGGAGAACATCATTTTCACCGATAACCCCAATGGCCATGCACCTAGTAAACGGTCACACTGGGCTGCGGATCAAAACCTTAACTTAATGTCCGATGTCAAACGCGCGGATGTGCTGTTTTGGGTGTCGGATGGTGCCTTTGATATGCGTAGCCAACGTATTTTGAAAGCTTTCGTTAAAATCTTAAAAGCGGCCAAGATTGATGTGGCGATTTTAGGTGATGAGGAGCTTGATAGTGGTGATGTTGCCCGGCGCTTAGGCGATGACGCGACGTATCAACGCCTTGCCAAGCAAAATATCGCGACGCTCCAGAAATACGATTTTGATTGCATTGTCACGACTGACCCTCATGCATTCCATTGTATCAAAAATGAATATCCAGACTTTTATCCTGAAGGTGAAACGCCGGATTACCAAGTTTGGCACCATACAACGTTCATTAACCAGTTGGTCGAAAAGGGATTAATTAACCTTGGAACACTATCAGCGGGTAAAGTGACATACCACGATCCATGTTATCTCGGTCGTTATAACGGTGAATATGATTCGCCGCGAGCTGTGCTTAAGCAGCTAGGCGTTGAAATCGCTGAAATGGAACGTTCCGGGTTTCGCTCTCGTTGTTGTGGCGGCGGTGGCGGCGCGCCAATTACCGATATTCCTGGTGAGCGTCGTATTGCTGACATGCGTATGGATGACATTCGTGAAACCGAGGCGGATTTAGTCGCCGTTGGTTGTCAGCAGTGTACCGCGATGCTTGAAGGTGTGGTAGAGCCGCGTCCTGAAGTGAAAGATATTGCCGAACTCGTGGCTGAGCAGTTGCTTGAGCCAACAGATAGTGCAGTAGAAGAGTGGTCGCCAGCGTTAGACGCGCAAGCCGTATAG
- a CDS encoding BCCT family transporter produces MKNAVERSKRDRKRKTKEIYDTDYCIGQDNVRLMGMDIHNPVFGTSAVLILLFIVLTLVFPDGANQALTSARSWSINNFDWFFIVGCNIFVVFCIFLLLSPVGKIRLGGKDATAEFSYLSWFSMLFAAGMGIGLMFWSVAEPVAYYTDWYGTPLNVAPNTEQAKNLALSATMYHWGLHPWAIYAVVGLALAFFSYNKGLPLTIRSAFFPLLGERCWGAIGNFIDILAVLATIFGLATSLGFGAQQAAGGLSHLLGISSGITTQIGFIVVVTAIAIISVTRGLDGGVKLLSNINMFIAAGLVALIVVVGPTLSIASTFGDIAVGYVKNFAPLSNWIGREDSEWFHGWTVFYWAWWVSWSPFVGMFIARVSKGRTVREFITAVLLIPTIVTMVWLSIMGGTALEQVTSGVGELSNGISDVSLAMYQMFDQLPVSTLLSVVGTLLILMFFVTSSDSGSLVIDSITAGGKEDVPVGQRVFWAVVEGLIAITLLVGGGAEALTALQAGAITTGLPFTLVLIIMCWSLYKGLQSEKHLYQTA; encoded by the coding sequence ATGAAAAACGCAGTAGAGAGGTCGAAACGCGATCGTAAGCGAAAGACAAAAGAAATTTATGATACGGATTATTGTATTGGACAAGATAATGTCAGATTAATGGGGATGGATATTCACAACCCTGTGTTTGGTACTAGTGCCGTACTGATTTTATTATTTATCGTTTTAACCTTAGTGTTTCCTGACGGAGCAAATCAAGCACTGACCAGCGCCCGCAGTTGGTCAATCAATAACTTTGATTGGTTTTTCATAGTAGGATGCAATATTTTCGTCGTATTTTGCATATTTTTGTTGTTATCTCCTGTTGGGAAAATCCGTTTGGGTGGTAAAGACGCAACTGCCGAGTTTTCCTATTTATCCTGGTTTAGTATGTTGTTTGCTGCTGGGATGGGGATTGGCTTGATGTTCTGGAGCGTTGCCGAACCCGTTGCTTACTATACAGATTGGTATGGTACGCCACTCAATGTCGCTCCCAACACTGAACAAGCGAAAAACCTAGCGTTAAGCGCCACCATGTATCATTGGGGATTACACCCTTGGGCGATTTATGCCGTGGTAGGATTAGCTTTGGCATTTTTCTCTTACAATAAAGGTTTACCACTGACCATTCGCTCGGCATTTTTTCCTTTGCTCGGAGAACGTTGTTGGGGGGCAATCGGCAATTTTATTGATATCCTAGCCGTATTAGCGACCATTTTTGGTTTGGCAACATCGTTAGGTTTTGGTGCGCAACAGGCCGCCGGGGGGTTAAGTCACCTATTGGGAATATCAAGTGGAATAACCACACAAATTGGATTCATCGTCGTGGTAACGGCGATTGCGATTATATCGGTCACCCGTGGGCTTGATGGTGGTGTTAAGTTACTGAGTAACATTAATATGTTTATCGCGGCAGGTTTAGTGGCTTTGATTGTTGTCGTTGGGCCTACCTTGTCGATTGCCTCAACATTTGGGGACATTGCGGTAGGTTATGTCAAAAACTTTGCGCCATTATCAAACTGGATAGGTCGTGAGGATTCAGAATGGTTCCATGGCTGGACAGTCTTTTATTGGGCATGGTGGGTATCTTGGTCACCGTTTGTTGGTATGTTCATCGCGCGAGTATCAAAAGGACGCACTGTACGTGAATTCATTACGGCAGTACTGCTAATTCCGACCATTGTCACTATGGTGTGGCTGAGCATTATGGGCGGCACGGCATTGGAGCAAGTGACATCGGGTGTTGGCGAGTTATCAAATGGTATCAGTGATGTATCGTTGGCGATGTACCAGATGTTCGATCAGTTACCTGTTAGCACGTTACTTTCTGTTGTAGGAACGCTGTTAATTCTGATGTTTTTTGTGACATCATCAGATTCAGGGTCGTTGGTTATTGATAGTATTACCGCAGGTGGTAAAGAAGACGTACCAGTCGGGCAACGTGTATTTTGGGCGGTTGTTGAAGGGCTGATAGCAATTACACTCTTGGTGGGTGGCGGTGCAGAAGCATTAACCGCGCTACAAGCGGGGGCCATTACGACAGGGCTGCCGTTTACCTTGGTATTAATTATCATGTGTTGGAGTTTGTATAAAGGCTTGCAGTCCGAGAAACATTTATATCAAACCGCTTAG
- a CDS encoding electron transfer flavoprotein subunit beta, with the protein MPLNSKQSLKISTLVSIGAHPDTGRARRSMTDARAVELALSMNAGDVDVVHAGDPSDPALSYYSGMGLAQIQVLSQNPDDDALSTLTEHFKTNMPDIVLTGMRAESGESSGMLPFFLAQQLQCPMVMGIAEILSVENGQAKVLQALPRGQRRAIQVSLPFIASVDLAAQEPRQSAFGRARKCDIVTHEVAEHVVDQEKITWEESIAKPKAKRLKVVKAKSAADRFKAATAKAESTGGKIIKGEPVADMAQAVLDLLIEEGVVHTSK; encoded by the coding sequence ATGCCGCTTAACTCTAAACAATCGCTTAAAATTAGTACCTTAGTATCGATAGGTGCACACCCTGATACCGGGCGTGCACGTCGCTCAATGACTGATGCGCGGGCGGTAGAGCTCGCGTTAAGTATGAATGCAGGTGACGTCGACGTGGTTCACGCTGGGGATCCAAGTGATCCTGCTTTGTCTTATTACAGTGGTATGGGATTGGCACAGATCCAAGTGTTATCACAAAACCCTGATGATGATGCGCTCAGTACCTTAACCGAGCACTTTAAAACGAATATGCCAGATATTGTGTTGACGGGCATGCGTGCAGAGAGTGGCGAGTCTTCAGGGATGCTACCGTTCTTTTTAGCACAGCAACTACAGTGTCCAATGGTCATGGGGATTGCGGAAATTTTATCGGTAGAAAATGGTCAGGCCAAAGTGTTGCAAGCGTTGCCCCGTGGCCAACGTCGTGCGATTCAAGTGTCATTACCTTTTATCGCCAGTGTGGATCTAGCGGCACAAGAACCCCGTCAAAGTGCCTTTGGTCGAGCACGCAAGTGTGACATTGTCACGCACGAAGTCGCTGAACATGTCGTCGATCAAGAGAAGATTACCTGGGAAGAAAGCATTGCTAAGCCTAAGGCAAAACGTTTAAAAGTCGTTAAAGCGAAAAGTGCGGCCGATCGTTTTAAAGCGGCCACTGCGAAAGCAGAATCGACCGGAGGAAAAATTATTAAAGGAGAGCCTGTTGCTGATATGGCGCAAGCGGTACTGGATTTATTGATAGAAGAGGGCGTTGTACATACGAGTAAATAA
- a CDS encoding sulfite oxidase heme-binding subunit YedZ, giving the protein MARLRWRISPWQRIVIKALLHITIGGYLTLTVWFGIQDKLGADPVDSLLHFTGIGAINLLLFTLCISPLSRILGGDLMRFRRLLGIYVFVYALCHMLTFIIFILGFDWSRLTTEIAQRPYITVGFSAVLLLFAFTATSPNIVRRKMGSYWQKLHRWVYLALFLMLLHFTWSQKTLWGEPIYYWGLACIIMLPRITRWLKTWRKSLNN; this is encoded by the coding sequence ATGGCACGACTACGCTGGCGTATTTCACCATGGCAGCGAATCGTAATCAAAGCCTTGCTTCATATTACGATTGGCGGATACCTCACCTTAACGGTTTGGTTTGGTATCCAAGACAAGCTCGGTGCCGATCCTGTAGATAGTTTACTGCACTTTACCGGTATTGGTGCCATCAATTTATTACTGTTCACATTATGTATTTCACCACTGAGCCGAATCTTAGGTGGTGATCTCATGCGTTTTCGACGGTTGCTTGGGATATATGTGTTTGTGTATGCCTTATGCCATATGCTGACCTTTATTATTTTTATATTAGGATTTGACTGGTCACGTCTTACCACTGAGATCGCTCAACGTCCCTATATTACCGTCGGCTTTAGTGCCGTATTATTGCTTTTCGCGTTTACCGCCACGTCGCCGAATATAGTGAGACGGAAAATGGGCAGTTATTGGCAAAAACTGCACCGTTGGGTTTATCTCGCGCTGTTTCTAATGTTACTGCACTTCACTTGGTCACAGAAAACCCTATGGGGAGAACCTATCTATTACTGGGGGCTAGCCTGCATCATCATGCTACCGCGTATCACACGTTGGCTGAAGACATGGCGAAAAAGTCTAAACAATTAA
- a CDS encoding 2-hydroxyacid dehydrogenase: protein MSQIDILVVWPNRPKQMLQLSNTYQLHRYDLASDAEKEAMLASVGHRIRAVVTSHGGGFSAELLQRLPNVEVVCSSSVGLDTLCVEACQARGIAVTHTPDVLTNDVADMAIMLILATLRRLIPAADWIKNGHWERQGMMPLNTTLTNKTLGLVGMGRIGKAIATRAQAMGLQVCYYARQAKPEMSFPFYDDLQKMAANVDILAPVVPGGAGTKHLIDRAVLAALKPTSYVINISRGSVIDETALVECLQQGNIAGAGLDVFDDEPHVPSALLAMDNVVLQPHCASGTVETRDAMAQLVVDNLAAHFAGKPLLTPAPQQ from the coding sequence ATGAGTCAGATAGATATATTAGTCGTATGGCCAAACCGACCTAAACAAATGCTGCAATTAAGTAACACTTATCAGCTTCATCGTTATGATCTCGCGAGTGATGCCGAAAAAGAAGCCATGTTGGCGTCAGTTGGTCATCGTATTAGAGCCGTCGTTACCTCTCATGGCGGTGGCTTTTCCGCTGAATTACTGCAACGCTTACCTAATGTAGAAGTGGTATGTTCATCAAGTGTCGGATTAGATACGCTATGTGTAGAGGCATGTCAGGCACGTGGGATTGCGGTGACTCATACACCAGATGTGTTAACTAACGATGTGGCCGACATGGCAATCATGCTTATTTTAGCGACGCTAAGGCGTCTTATCCCTGCTGCCGACTGGATCAAAAATGGCCACTGGGAACGCCAAGGTATGATGCCACTGAACACCACACTCACGAATAAAACACTCGGTCTTGTCGGTATGGGCCGCATTGGAAAAGCCATTGCCACGCGGGCTCAAGCCATGGGCCTTCAGGTTTGTTACTATGCACGCCAAGCGAAACCAGAGATGTCGTTCCCATTTTATGATGATTTACAAAAAATGGCCGCTAACGTTGATATTTTAGCTCCTGTTGTCCCTGGAGGAGCCGGTACGAAACACTTAATCGATCGCGCTGTATTGGCCGCTCTCAAACCGACGAGCTATGTAATTAATATCTCAAGGGGGTCTGTCATTGATGAAACAGCCTTGGTGGAGTGTTTACAACAGGGCAATATTGCAGGAGCAGGTTTGGATGTGTTTGATGATGAGCCGCATGTACCTAGCGCTTTATTAGCAATGGATAATGTCGTACTTCAACCCCATTGTGCCAGTGGGACGGTTGAAACACGTGACGCTATGGCACAATTGGTGGTCGATAACCTTGCCGCACACTTTGCGGGTAAACCGCTATTAACTCCAGCACCACAACAATAA
- a CDS encoding hybrid-cluster NAD(P)-dependent oxidoreductase: MNTPTNSVTTGGAFIPVETQIWDNGRHAVRCVKTIQETWDTKTFCFMADQPVMFFFKPGQFVTLELEIDGEQVFRSYTISSSPSVPYSFSITVKRVPGGWVSNWIHDHLDEGSELAVHGPVGAFNSIDFPAEKVLYLSGGVGITPMMSMARWIYDTNTDVDITFVHSSRTPRDIIFHSELEFMTSRIANFQLHLICERLESGQNWSGYRGFLDEAKLLMVTPDIHEREIFCCGPTPYMRAIREILQKIGFNMKHYHEETFGATPENAEEQAVQSAEIAAEEAEALTASDLIEVVFTESDKSAQIAPGDTVHAAAAKAGLTIPRACGMGICGTCKVKKISGDVEMNHNGGITDEDVAEGYILSCCSIPNDDVVIEY, translated from the coding sequence ATGAATACCCCAACTAACTCAGTCACTACAGGTGGCGCTTTTATTCCTGTTGAAACACAGATTTGGGACAACGGTCGCCATGCGGTACGTTGCGTTAAAACCATTCAAGAAACATGGGATACGAAAACGTTTTGTTTTATGGCAGATCAACCGGTGATGTTTTTCTTTAAGCCAGGTCAGTTTGTCACATTAGAGCTAGAAATCGACGGTGAACAGGTATTCCGTTCTTATACTATTTCGAGCTCACCCTCTGTTCCATATAGTTTTTCTATTACAGTGAAACGCGTACCTGGCGGTTGGGTTTCAAACTGGATTCATGATCATTTAGATGAAGGTTCTGAGCTTGCGGTACACGGTCCGGTAGGGGCGTTTAATAGCATTGACTTCCCTGCAGAAAAAGTACTGTATTTATCAGGAGGCGTGGGTATTACGCCAATGATGTCGATGGCACGCTGGATTTACGATACCAACACGGATGTTGATATCACGTTCGTACATAGTTCGCGTACGCCGCGTGATATTATTTTTCACTCCGAGTTGGAGTTCATGACATCGCGGATAGCTAACTTTCAATTGCATTTGATATGTGAGCGCTTGGAGTCAGGGCAGAATTGGTCAGGATATCGCGGCTTCCTTGATGAAGCGAAGCTGTTGATGGTGACACCTGATATTCATGAGCGTGAAATTTTCTGCTGTGGTCCGACGCCTTACATGCGAGCCATTCGCGAGATTTTGCAGAAAATTGGTTTTAACATGAAGCATTACCATGAGGAAACCTTTGGTGCGACGCCTGAAAATGCGGAAGAGCAAGCCGTACAAAGTGCAGAAATTGCCGCTGAAGAAGCCGAAGCACTGACTGCGAGTGATTTGATTGAAGTTGTCTTTACAGAAAGCGATAAGAGCGCACAGATCGCCCCAGGTGATACGGTGCATGCCGCGGCAGCGAAAGCAGGGTTGACCATTCCTCGAGCGTGTGGGATGGGCATTTGTGGTACGTGTAAAGTGAAGAAAATCAGTGGTGATGTTGAGATGAACCATAACGGTGGCATTACCGATGAAGATGTGGCTGAAGGCTATATTCTGTCTTGTTGCAGTATTCCCAATGATGACGTGGTTATTGAATATTAA
- a CDS encoding aromatic ring-hydroxylating oxygenase subunit alpha — protein sequence MNQNDILNITYPSMDVAREEMKKMLSERKEDYSLPRPLYNDPLLFRVDVEEIFQKEWLFVGMTSEVPAKGDYFTVEIAQDPVLIVRDADGNVNAFHNTCRHRGSRICTEHRGKVANLVCPYHQWTYDTKGNLLFAGMEMGPEFDMQQHKLHPIHCKTAGGFIFICMADTPPESDFDDYLATLEEYMEPYDVANTKLAVESNMYEKANWKLVLENNRECYHCAGSHPELLNTLLEWDDTTDPRATPEFLAYCERMAQEWDNENIPHEHKKFGRRNRLVRMPLKEGTSVMTIDGTRSSQKMLGRIKNDKLGSLRILHLPNSWNHMQSDHFIVFRVLPISAQESLVTTKWFVHKDAVEGVDYDVATLRRVWDATNEQDRKLGEENQRGINSLRYQSGPYSKTYEYGVIDFVNWYSETIQKHL from the coding sequence ATGAATCAAAACGATATTCTCAACATTACTTACCCAAGCATGGATGTCGCCCGGGAAGAAATGAAAAAAATGCTCAGTGAACGCAAAGAGGACTATTCTCTGCCTCGTCCGCTATACAACGACCCTTTACTCTTTCGAGTTGATGTCGAAGAAATCTTTCAAAAAGAGTGGCTGTTTGTCGGCATGACCAGTGAAGTCCCAGCAAAAGGGGATTATTTCACCGTAGAAATAGCCCAAGATCCGGTTCTCATCGTACGTGACGCTGACGGTAACGTGAATGCTTTCCATAATACCTGCCGTCACCGTGGATCACGTATCTGTACAGAACACCGTGGTAAGGTTGCTAACTTAGTGTGCCCTTATCACCAATGGACATACGACACCAAAGGTAACCTACTGTTTGCTGGTATGGAAATGGGCCCAGAGTTTGATATGCAACAGCACAAACTGCACCCTATCCATTGTAAGACCGCTGGCGGGTTTATATTTATCTGTATGGCCGATACGCCGCCCGAGTCCGATTTTGACGACTATTTAGCAACGCTTGAAGAGTATATGGAACCCTATGATGTCGCGAACACTAAGCTTGCGGTTGAGTCAAACATGTACGAAAAAGCCAACTGGAAGTTGGTACTAGAAAATAACCGCGAATGCTACCACTGTGCGGGCAGTCATCCAGAGTTACTCAATACCTTACTTGAATGGGATGACACCACCGACCCTAGGGCCACTCCGGAATTTTTAGCCTATTGTGAACGTATGGCACAAGAATGGGACAATGAAAATATTCCGCACGAGCACAAAAAATTTGGTCGACGTAACCGTTTAGTCCGTATGCCTCTCAAAGAAGGGACATCGGTCATGACAATTGATGGTACACGTAGCTCGCAAAAAATGCTGGGCCGTATTAAAAACGACAAGCTGGGTTCACTGCGTATCCTGCATTTGCCGAACTCTTGGAACCATATGCAAAGTGATCACTTCATTGTGTTCCGCGTATTACCTATTTCAGCGCAAGAATCGCTCGTTACCACGAAATGGTTTGTTCATAAAGATGCCGTCGAAGGAGTTGACTATGATGTTGCAACATTACGCCGGGTGTGGGATGCAACTAACGAACAAGACCGTAAGTTAGGTGAAGAGAATCAGCGCGGTATCAACTCACTACGCTACCAATCAGGGCCTTACTCTAAAACTTATGAGTATGGTGTGATAGACTTCGTTAACTGGTATTCAGAGACTATTCAGAAACACCTCTAA